The Ziziphus jujuba cultivar Dongzao chromosome 5, ASM3175591v1 genome segment TTATTTCTTACATTGACAAATTCTTTAAGCTATCCATGTTAAATTGTTGAATCCAAACAATACATTATAGAACATTTACATAGGCACACATGTGGCAAATCAATGGTTTTCAACAGAATGTACTGCTTGAATTTGATTTAAAGCAATCATACTGTAAGCTGGAATTTTCCGAATTCCCACATCCACCATCATTTTTCTTAGAGTAGCAGCACTATCCCATTTCTCCATCCCAGcattaatatttgataaagCCACATACCTTCCACAGCGTTGTGGCTGCAACTGAAGCAGTTTCTTTCCCACTTCATTTCCCAGCTTAGTGGTTCCATAAATCTTACAAGCCCCTATAAGAGCTCCTAATACAGAAGCATCAGGTTCAAAAGGCATACTCTTAATAAACTCCGCAGCCTCCCTCAAAAGTCCTGCTCTTCCCAACAGATCAACAACACAACCATAATGCTCCATTATTGGTACAATTCGAAAGTCGAGAGACATTGACCTAAACAACTCCAAGCCTAACTCCACAAGTTTGCCACGAGCACAGGCAGTGAGTACTGCAACAAAGGTAACCTTGTTAGGCTGCAAACCTTCTTTCTTCATTGTTTCAAACAAGTCCAAAGCCTCCTTCTCCATACCATTGGATGCAAGGGCTGAAATCATTGCATTCCAAGAGCAAATTTCCTTAAATACTATTTGGTTAAAAACATTTGCAGCGCTTTTCAAACAACCGGTCTTACCATAAAGATCTATAAGTGCGGTGCCAATAAAGGCTGTCAATAAAGTTTGATTCCTAATAATATATGCATGTATTTGCTTTCCCAGATAAAGAGCACCACATCCATCAAAATTAGCACAGGAAGAAATCACACTAACATATGTAGCTTCATTCGGCTCGACCAAACAACTCTATTGCCTCATGGAAGCATCCATTTCTTCCAAACCCATTAATAACACTAGTCCACGACACCACGTCTCGCTCAGGCATGCGTTTGAAGAGTAAAAGAGCAGAACCCATATCTCCATTCTTGGTGAGAGCGTCAAGCATGGCATTGTGGGCAACAATGCACGGTTGGGTGATTTCCCCGAACATCTTACGTGCATCACAAAGTAGAGCATATTGGGCATAGAAGCATAAAAATGAAGTTTGTATAAAAGGGTCACGCAGAACACCGCGTTTGAGAGCTTGAGAATGGAGAGATGTGGCGAAAGATGGTGAGGAGGAAGAAGCAGCTTTGATGAGGGAAGGGAAGGTGTGGCTGTTGGGTGGGGCTTTGTGGGCAAGCATATGGTTGAAGAGGATAAGGGAGGGGTAGTGAGCATGTCCAAAACTCAGATAGGCTCTTATTAAAGCGTTGTAAAGAAGGGTGTTCATCCATTTTGAATTACTGCAGAGGAGGTTTCCGCAGGTGATAAGGAGGGAATGGATTTGTTtgatttggttttggtttggttttgggTTTTGGAGAAAGCCTTgtaggagttgaagcaaaaacTCAGGCAAGTGTGGCATAAGAACCAACTCTAATGCGTCATGCCagtgtattatttaattaactttgcagaaaagaaaagaaaaaacaaaaaaaaatctggaTTTGGATGATTCATCATCCATAAATAGATTTGGATGTAGGATGTAATCTGGATTCAATTCCTAGTAGTATTATTTAGCAGTGTGTAGTGGTGACAGACTGACTTggaagttgagttttgactttTGAGGGAGGTTGGAAGCCCATTTTCCTTGTTCTCTCCAACTAAGCGCCAAGTTGGACGTGAAAGGGACCCACCAAGCCTAGTTAGCATCGGGGTTTTagagttgttttctttttcttttagctCTGAAtctgaaagggaaaaaaaaaaagctagggTTTTGGCAGAAGAGTgggaaaaacagaaaatagagACGGGACAGAGACAGAGATAGAGATATAGATGCTGTACGTAATAGGTCTTGGATTGGGAGACGAGAGAGACATAACGCTTAGAGGCTTAGAAGCCGTGAGACGATGTGAGAAAGTGTATATAGAAGCCTATACTTCTCTCCTCTCTTTCGGTCTCTCTTCTGACGGCCTTTCCACTCTCGTACTACTCGCTcaatcttcttctttatttgctgcagaaatttcttcaaaacttatttaagtttgatttttctttcttctaaaaTGGGCAGGAAAAGTTGTATGGAAGGCCCATCACTCTTGCCGATAGAGAAATGGTGGAGGAGAAGGCCGATCAAATACTATCAGACGCTCGTGGATCTGAGGTGGCTTTTCTTGTTGTTGGAGATCCTTTTGGGTAAATGTGAAGCATACCCTGTTTTCCTTTTGGATTTTTCTGTGATTGTTCTAGGTGATTTCTTCTAAatcattaattttgatattggtTTGGTCGATTGTCTTAGGTAGAAAATCATTGTGGCTCTATCCTTTATTCATTTTTGTgttgttctttctttttatataccATGTTGATTTTCAACACAGAGCTACAACTCACACTGACCTTGTTGTTCGAGCAAAGAAGTTGGGGATTGAAGTCAAAGTGATACACAATGCGTCAGTGATGAATGCCATTGGAATTTGTGGCTTACAACTTTACCGTTATGGGGAGACAGTTTCAATACCATTCTTTACGTCAACATGGAGACCTGATAGCTTCTAtgagaaaattcaaagaaaccGCAACCTCGGACTGCATACACTCTGCTTGTTAGGTGAAGATTCTAAATATGTCTGGCTTCCTTATGTTAGCTTTGCTTTCTGTTGGTTTACACCCTCGTAAAAAAGAATTTGGCCTTTTTTGTTACAGATATACGTGTGAAGGAACCAACTCTTGAATCTTTATGCAGGTCTGCACTCAAAAGATTCAACCCCTTCTTACCTTGGTTCTTATATGGTTTTGCACAATTTATAGACTAATATTTTGGAATTTACAGAGGAAAGAAGCAGTATGAACCACCTAGATATATGACAATAAACACTGCAATTGAGCAGCTCTTGGAGATTGAGCAAACCAAAGGCGAATCTGGTGATGATCATGGTTTCCTTatgcttttctttttgatttgctAAATCTTTTTTAAGTCAAATGGAATATGTAGTCTCTAAATTACATAAAGATCATGGTTTCCTTATACTGCTGCAGCATACAGTGGAGACACGGAGTGTGTTGGGTTTGCTAGGCTTGGAAGTGAGGATCAGATGATAGTTGCTGGTACGATGAAGCAATTGCAGTTGGTAGATTtcggagcgcctctccattgcCTTGTGATAACAGGCCACACCCACCCAGTGGAAGAAGAAATGCTGGATTTCTACAGACTTGAAACTCAGAATCTAAAACAGGAAGATAATGGAGTATGATTGTTTGCGGAGGAGAAGATATAGCTTGtagatttgttttattttaattttgtttttgctgGATGTAAAAGCAAAAATTCGAGCATTTGTTTTGTTCCATAAAAGATTACATTCAAGAATGAGGCGAATCCTTATGAAATAGCCTATAATTATATCATACCTAGATCTTGCATATGAAGGAGCTTCTAATCTTGTTGGGTAGTTTTtgccaatttatttttatttttcctttccgcCATTTCCCGGtcccaaatttgaattttatgataaataaaaGGTCAGCCACAATACTTTAGAAAGCGAGCACCGCTAGAAAATGATTTTAAGAGCCAAAACCATATTATGGACAAGCTACTGTAGCAAAAACTATAGCAATATGGAGGATGTTTACATTTCCTAATTCCTAAATATCCAAATGTCATTCCCAAGCTTTAACCAGATGCATCTTTACCACATTTCCCTTGTAACCACGTCAGCCTTATCTTGTCGCCTTTTAGAGAGATAAATGTCTCTCTTAAATTAGGGTCCTCAAACAGGTCAAGTGCAGCAAAATAGAGGTGTTGATCGATATTTTCAATCTCGTCCAATGCTTTAATGCAATTAGTTATGGTATATCTATCATCACTAGTCACTGTACCAACCATCCTGTATTTTGAAGCTGCAACCATTTCCAACATGGCTTCTGCCATAGCATCACATATTTCCTGATCCCTTCGGCTATGACCCAGAGAAGGCTGTGGTGATGGacgtttcttttttctctcagGTAAGACCTTAACCATCTTTTCTGCTGAAGAACCATTTATTTGCACTTGTTTGGGTGATGGAAATTTTTCAGGATGAGGATTTTCAATGTCCGGACAGGAACTCAAACCTGCATGATCAATTACAGCAGACTTCACCAATTCTTCGTAGTGACTAGACTGTGCATACTTCCCATCAACTGATGAATCTGTGAATATTGTGCATAGCTGCTCATATATGGGA includes the following:
- the LOC107435847 gene encoding LOW QUALITY PROTEIN: putative pentatricopeptide repeat-containing protein At1g10330 (The sequence of the model RefSeq protein was modified relative to this genomic sequence to represent the inferred CDS: inserted 2 bases in 1 codon), giving the protein MPHLPEFLLQLLQGFLQNPKPNQNQIKQIHSLLITCGNLLCSNSKWMNTLLYNALIRAYLSFGHAHYPSLILFNHMLAHKAPPNSHTFPSLIKAASSSSPSFATSLHSQALKRGVLRDPFIQTSFLCFYAQYALLCDARKMFGEITQPCIVAHNAMLDALTKNGDMGSALLLFKRMPERDVVSWTSVINGFGRNGCFHEAIELFGRXPNEATYVSVISSCANFDGCGALYLGKQIHAYIIRNQTLLTAFIGTALIDLYGKTGCLKSAANVFNQIVFKEICSWNAMISALASNGMEKEALDLFETMKKEGLQPNKVTFVAVLTACARGKLVELGLELFRSMSLDFRIVPIMEHYGCVVDLLGRAGLLREAAEFIKSMPFEPDASVLGALIGACKIYGTTKLGNEVGKKLLQLQPQRCGRYVALSNINAGMEKWDSAATLRKMMVDVGIRKIPAYSMIALNQIQAVHSVENH
- the LOC107408931 gene encoding probable diphthine methyl ester synthase, encoding MLYVIGLGLGDERDITLRGLEAVRRCEKVYIEAYTSLLSFGLSSDGLSTLEKLYGRPITLADREMVEEKADQILSDARGSEVAFLVVGDPFGATTHTDLVVRAKKLGIEVKVIHNASVMNAIGICGLQLYRYGETVSIPFFTSTWRPDSFYEKIQRNRNLGLHTLCLLDIRVKEPTLESLCRGKKQYEPPRYMTINTAIEQLLEIEQTKGESAYSGDTECVGFARLGSEDQMIVAGTMKQLQLVDFGAPLHCLVITGHTHPVEEEMLDFYRLETQNLKQEDNGV
- the LOC107435848 gene encoding L10-interacting MYB domain-containing protein isoform X1, with protein sequence MPTLRRSRLFVLIMENEAGHQPKHERSRTRWTASLDNIFADLVVKQIQLGNRPNNVFDKKTWNHIRDEFNKQTDLNFNNNQLRKHLDVLRTRFYNLKSAYDQSNDFTIDDSCCIGFDLWEDMEAQPRPETIKVKDCPIYEQLCTIFTDSSVDGKYAQSSHYEELVKSAVIDHAGLSSCPDIENPHPEKFPSPKQVQINGSSAEKMVKVLPERKKKRPSPQPSLGHSRRDQEICDAMAEAMLEMVAASKYRMVGTVTSDDRYTITNCIKALDEIENIDQHLYFAALDLFEDPNLRETFISLKGDKIRLTWLQGKCGKDASG
- the LOC107435848 gene encoding L10-interacting MYB domain-containing protein isoform X2; protein product: MENEAGHQPKHERSRTRWTASLDNIFADLVVKQIQLGNRPNNVFDKKTWNHIRDEFNKQTDLNFNNNQLRKHLDVLRTRFYNLKSAYDQSNDFTIDDSCCIGFDLWEDMEAQPRPETIKVKDCPIYEQLCTIFTDSSVDGKYAQSSHYEELVKSAVIDHAGLSSCPDIENPHPEKFPSPKQVQINGSSAEKMVKVLPERKKKRPSPQPSLGHSRRDQEICDAMAEAMLEMVAASKYRMVGTVTSDDRYTITNCIKALDEIENIDQHLYFAALDLFEDPNLRETFISLKGDKIRLTWLQGKCGKDASG